From Calonectris borealis chromosome 9, bCalBor7.hap1.2, whole genome shotgun sequence, one genomic window encodes:
- the APOD gene encoding apolipoprotein D, whose translation MLSTAVRLSVLLGLLSFGKGQMFHMGPCPDPPVQEDFDINKYLGKWYEIEKLPSSFEKGSCIQANYSLKENGKFKVINKELLSNGKVNEVEGEIMHMDVKEPAKLGVRFNWFMPSAPYWVISTDYENYSLVYSCTNILWLFHIDYAWIISRAPEMHPETVEHLKSVLQSYKIDTEKMMPTDQLNCPPEM comes from the exons ATGCTGAGCACGGCAGTGCGGCTCTCGGTCCTGCTCGGCCTCCTCAGCTTTGGGAAAGGCCAGATGTTTCACATGGGACCATGCCCAGATCCACCAGTCCAAGAAGACTTCGATATCAACAAG TATTTGGGGAAATGGTACGAGATAGAGAAGCTGCCCTCAAGTTTCGAGAAAGGAAGCTGCATCCAGGCAAATTACTCGCTGAAGGAGAATGGGAAGTTCAAGGTGATCAACAAGGAGCTGCT TTCCAATGGCAAAGTCAACGAAGTCGAAGGAGAAATCATGCACATGGATGTAAAGGAGCCGGCCAAGCTGGGTGTCCGCTTTAACTGGT TCATGCCTTCTGCCCCTTACTGGGTCATCTCTACCGACTATGAAAACTACTCACTGGTTTACTCCTGCACCAACATCCTCTGGCTCTTCCACATTGACTATGCCTGGATTATATCAAGAGCTCCCGAGATGCACCCAGAAACCGTGGAGCACCTGAAGAGTGTTCTCCAGTCCTACAAGATTGACACCGAGAAAATGATGCCCACGGATCAACTTAACTGCCCTCCTGAGATGTAA